One part of the Terrimicrobium sacchariphilum genome encodes these proteins:
- the modB gene encoding molybdate ABC transporter permease subunit, with product MDTTPIWLSLKTTVTATVITFILGILAARWRFGARGHWVGLVDAMLLLPLALPPTVIGLALLLFFGRNSPVGTLLSDIGIDVIFSWQATVITAVVASFPLMYQSAYAAFQQIDTELLDVGRLYGMNEWQLLWRVMLALAWPGILVGTILSFVRALGEFGATLMLAGSIPGRTQTIPLAIFFHVESGEIYQAGLLALVTLMISVAVLFIVRLPQSARVPLRR from the coding sequence ATGGATACCACGCCGATCTGGTTGAGCCTGAAGACGACTGTGACCGCGACGGTCATCACTTTCATACTCGGCATCCTTGCTGCACGCTGGAGGTTCGGGGCGCGAGGTCATTGGGTCGGCCTCGTGGATGCCATGCTGCTCCTTCCGCTGGCGCTTCCGCCCACAGTGATCGGCCTCGCCTTGCTTCTCTTCTTCGGTCGCAACTCGCCCGTCGGCACATTGCTGTCCGATATCGGCATCGACGTGATCTTCTCCTGGCAGGCCACGGTCATTACCGCCGTGGTGGCGTCTTTTCCACTGATGTACCAGTCGGCCTACGCCGCCTTTCAGCAAATCGACACGGAACTCCTCGACGTGGGGCGGCTCTATGGCATGAACGAATGGCAACTCCTCTGGCGCGTGATGCTCGCCCTCGCGTGGCCAGGCATTCTGGTCGGCACCATCCTGAGCTTCGTCCGGGCGCTGGGGGAGTTTGGCGCGACCCTCATGCTCGCAGGCAGCATTCCCGGTCGCACCCAGACAATTCCGCTCGCGATCTTCTTTCACGTCGAGAGCGGCGAGATCTATCAGGCAGGCCTTCTCGCCCTCGTGACCCTGATGATCTCGGTTGCCGTCCTTTTCATTGTCCGACTCCCTCAATCTGCCAGAGTGCCGTTACGCAGGTAA
- the modA gene encoding molybdate ABC transporter substrate-binding protein, translated as MHRHLAKLLLGSALTLLIALTPVSGQTIVVSAAASLKEALADVNAAFAEKNPGIAIDLNLAGSGALQQQIEQGAPVDVFISAATRQMDALASKGLLLEGSVFNLLGNKVVLVGPPGATAPADFAALADASVKRIAIGEPGSVPAGQYAQQIFAFYKIADVVKPRLIFAKDVRMVLTYAETGNVDAGVVYMTDAKQSGKVAILAEAPAGSHDPVVYPAAIIKAARQPAAARTYLDFLKSPQASELFAKRGFEVLAKP; from the coding sequence ATGCATCGCCACCTCGCCAAGCTGCTCCTCGGCAGCGCCCTCACCCTGCTCATCGCGCTCACGCCAGTCTCGGGCCAGACCATTGTGGTTTCCGCTGCGGCCAGTTTGAAAGAAGCCCTGGCCGACGTGAACGCCGCCTTCGCCGAAAAAAATCCCGGCATCGCCATCGACCTGAATCTCGCTGGCTCCGGAGCCCTCCAGCAGCAGATCGAGCAGGGCGCGCCCGTCGACGTCTTCATTTCCGCCGCGACCCGGCAGATGGACGCTCTTGCCTCCAAGGGATTGCTCCTGGAGGGGTCGGTCTTCAATCTCCTCGGCAACAAGGTCGTGCTGGTCGGTCCTCCAGGGGCCACAGCCCCCGCTGACTTTGCCGCGCTGGCCGATGCCTCGGTAAAACGCATCGCCATTGGCGAACCCGGCAGCGTGCCTGCCGGGCAGTACGCCCAGCAGATATTTGCCTTCTACAAAATCGCGGACGTTGTGAAGCCGAGGCTGATTTTTGCCAAGGATGTCCGAATGGTCCTGACATATGCAGAAACGGGGAATGTCGACGCAGGCGTGGTTTACATGACGGACGCGAAGCAATCCGGCAAGGTCGCCATCCTCGCCGAGGCGCCCGCCGGTTCCCACGATCCAGTCGTTTACCCTGCCGCCATCATCAAAGCCGCTCGTCAGCCTGCCGCCGCCCGGACCTATCTCGATTTCCTGAAATCCCCTCAAGCTTCCGAGCTTTTTGCCAAGCGAGGTTTTGAGGTACTAGCCAAGCCCTGA
- a CDS encoding substrate-binding domain-containing protein, translating to MEAQPMIISHRRYRSLSAVFLAASILLLFASCQRTPTASNAPVKVAIIGGFMTTGMWEEVTAEFTRQTGIPVEVVSTGPKEIIDKAFRKGGIDLITLHSSDVATNLVADGLGVSMKPWARNELVIVGPPDDPAKIRGLKSGAEAVTRIAAAKAPFVEARNVGSQTVGARLWKLAEIRPEGDWIIRDDSPVPQRVVEFAAERHAYVIVGRIPMLSGKIPNAGMEIMVEGDPEMRRPYVVIEANLARRLGRNPEGARRLSEFLTSPSGQLTLSRFSERQGGNAPIFYPIEPVSFEHPKG from the coding sequence ATGGAAGCCCAACCTATGATCATTTCCCATCGTCGATATCGCTCGTTGTCTGCTGTCTTTCTGGCGGCATCGATCCTGCTTCTTTTCGCCTCGTGCCAGCGCACGCCCACTGCATCCAACGCACCGGTAAAAGTCGCCATCATCGGCGGCTTCATGACCACAGGCATGTGGGAGGAAGTCACTGCGGAGTTCACGCGACAGACAGGCATCCCCGTGGAAGTCGTAAGCACGGGCCCAAAGGAGATTATCGACAAGGCGTTTCGCAAAGGAGGCATCGACCTCATCACTCTTCACTCCAGCGATGTGGCCACCAACCTTGTCGCTGATGGCCTCGGTGTTTCCATGAAACCCTGGGCGCGCAACGAGTTGGTCATAGTCGGCCCTCCCGATGATCCGGCGAAGATTCGCGGCCTCAAGAGCGGAGCAGAAGCCGTGACCCGGATCGCTGCGGCCAAGGCTCCCTTTGTCGAGGCCCGGAACGTGGGCAGCCAGACGGTAGGCGCCCGCCTGTGGAAGCTCGCCGAGATTCGCCCTGAGGGCGACTGGATCATCCGCGACGACAGCCCGGTACCGCAACGCGTGGTGGAGTTTGCGGCGGAGCGTCATGCCTACGTGATCGTCGGACGCATTCCCATGCTCAGCGGAAAAATTCCAAACGCAGGCATGGAGATCATGGTGGAGGGAGACCCGGAAATGCGGAGACCGTATGTTGTCATCGAGGCAAATCTCGCCCGCAGGCTCGGCCGCAACCCCGAGGGCGCCAGAAGACTCTCGGAGTTCCTCACCTCTCCCTCTGGTCAACTCACACTCAGCCGATTCTCAGAACGCCAAGGCGGCAACGCGCCCATCTTCTACCCCATTGAGCCCGTATCTTTCGAACACCCAAAAGGATAA
- a CDS encoding prepilin-type N-terminal cleavage/methylation domain-containing protein — protein sequence MKAAGWIRLFLLAGFAGLTVLSRAVEPTVYSVISSNDAFLATGSPDNPNTGGDNVDHDLTDWNYGDAGTLVIASGNSSYVDPASGRTIRKGEFQSVIMFSSAGAITLFDATYGAGHWFVTSISLSFASNWAEAGSIPNNPIFGMIQGGKFVIEWLSDDDWEQGSGSPSSPTQDGVTYDSLSTLLTSEHEVLGSYTYDPPGNGIRLTWNLPLTDNLVSDVTAGGAISFLMYAGDDNIDYLFSSSRYGHDNEPKIIITAIPEPSVLGFAALGGLIIVGRRIRRAAFTLPEVLVAISLVAIAASVTTNWVNTGIEKARGAECVGHLQQWGVALQLYIQDHDGFLPRRGQGVRPVTVIDRDEDWFNCLPPYLEMSPYKELYAHGQAPRPGLRSIFLCPGAKIPEDCVHFISYGMNMYLSRWDQRDASRVVQLPRPSSLAFLADSPGGYASTVPSRSEYSVVPRHSGGANVVFLDGHVQRFTGTYLGCGTGDLSQPDVRWKTEIPGDTWKPNL from the coding sequence ATGAAGGCCGCCGGCTGGATCAGGCTTTTCCTGCTGGCCGGTTTCGCAGGCCTGACCGTGCTATCACGTGCGGTCGAGCCTACGGTCTACTCGGTCATCTCAAGTAATGACGCCTTCCTTGCCACTGGCTCGCCGGATAATCCGAATACTGGAGGAGACAATGTCGATCACGACCTGACCGATTGGAACTACGGTGATGCCGGAACGCTCGTAATCGCATCGGGCAACTCTTCTTACGTTGATCCTGCCTCCGGTCGTACGATCAGAAAGGGCGAGTTTCAAAGCGTGATCATGTTCAGCTCCGCCGGGGCGATCACGCTTTTCGATGCCACCTATGGCGCGGGGCACTGGTTTGTTACTTCCATATCATTGAGCTTTGCCAGCAACTGGGCCGAAGCCGGGTCGATCCCCAACAACCCGATCTTTGGCATGATCCAGGGAGGGAAGTTTGTCATCGAATGGCTTTCCGATGACGACTGGGAGCAAGGTTCCGGAAGTCCCAGCAGTCCGACGCAGGACGGTGTCACTTATGACTCCCTCTCCACGCTGCTGACGAGCGAGCACGAGGTGCTGGGTTCATACACATACGATCCCCCGGGAAACGGCATTCGCCTCACCTGGAATCTGCCCCTAACGGACAACCTCGTCTCCGACGTGACCGCCGGGGGCGCTATCTCTTTTTTGATGTACGCCGGAGACGACAATATTGACTACCTCTTCAGCTCCAGCCGCTACGGGCATGATAACGAACCAAAGATCATCATCACCGCCATACCGGAGCCATCGGTCCTCGGCTTCGCCGCGCTGGGTGGCCTGATTATCGTCGGAAGGCGGATACGCCGTGCGGCATTCACTCTGCCTGAGGTTCTCGTCGCCATCAGCCTCGTCGCCATTGCAGCCAGTGTCACCACCAACTGGGTCAATACCGGGATAGAAAAAGCGCGAGGCGCGGAGTGTGTCGGCCACCTCCAGCAGTGGGGCGTGGCATTGCAACTCTACATCCAGGACCACGACGGTTTCCTACCCCGGCGGGGCCAGGGAGTGCGCCCTGTGACAGTAATCGACCGCGATGAAGATTGGTTCAACTGTCTTCCGCCCTACCTGGAGATGAGTCCATACAAGGAGCTTTACGCCCATGGGCAGGCTCCCAGGCCAGGACTCCGCAGCATATTTCTCTGCCCTGGAGCGAAGATTCCCGAGGACTGCGTGCACTTCATCAGCTATGGAATGAACATGTATCTCTCCCGCTGGGACCAGCGGGACGCGAGCCGTGTCGTTCAGTTGCCCCGCCCGTCGAGTCTCGCCTTTCTGGCCGATTCGCCCGGCGGCTATGCCTCCACGGTTCCCTCGCGCAGCGAATATTCGGTCGTTCCCCGACACTCGGGTGGCGCGAATGTCGTCTTCCTCGATGGTCACGTCCAGCGGTTCACCGGAACGTATCTCGGCTGTGGCACGGGGGATCTTTCCCAGCCCGATGTCCGATGGAAGACCGAAATCCCCGGCGATACATGGAAGCCCAACCTATGA
- a CDS encoding PEP-CTERM sorting domain-containing protein encodes MAILIATIGLPLAAGATVLTSGSFSIVSGSGNSPAAKETSCMIMSNGTSWAGGAEGVQGSASLKSGGGSALAANVAFKFNIGSFVDSLNSVYGPGNWAVSNVKLSFQYTLYSNNTRFNSGAGTFDIYWVANDSWAQIDLDKVNSTTPNTNPAYATNAAGLSNWSGGQALLASEYYDWTTPGYTGTAADLTSGKWSTDSSGTRQSTLSYDLGSNASFLGDILTASSSGDSNISLYLMSTSDTMGITIFTGGGTSLPTLTFDVVSVPEPGASTLILLGAGSGVLLWRSRRSIAAGPDTSAQ; translated from the coding sequence ATGGCAATTCTCATCGCGACGATCGGTCTTCCGCTCGCCGCTGGTGCAACGGTTCTCACCTCGGGAAGCTTCAGCATCGTCAGCGGGTCGGGAAATTCCCCCGCAGCAAAGGAAACAAGTTGCATGATCATGAGTAACGGCACTTCCTGGGCCGGTGGAGCCGAGGGAGTGCAAGGCTCCGCGAGCCTCAAGTCTGGAGGCGGATCTGCGCTCGCCGCCAATGTCGCATTCAAGTTCAACATTGGTTCATTTGTCGACTCGCTCAATAGCGTCTACGGCCCGGGAAACTGGGCGGTCTCCAATGTGAAGCTGTCTTTCCAATACACGCTCTATTCCAACAATACCCGGTTCAACTCCGGAGCTGGCACATTTGACATCTATTGGGTTGCGAATGATTCCTGGGCGCAGATCGATCTTGATAAAGTCAATTCAACCACCCCGAACACGAACCCTGCGTATGCGACGAATGCCGCAGGACTCTCAAACTGGTCCGGCGGACAGGCGCTGCTTGCCTCGGAATACTACGATTGGACGACTCCGGGGTACACGGGAACGGCGGCCGACCTCACATCCGGCAAGTGGAGTACGGATTCAAGCGGCACCCGCCAGTCTACCCTCAGCTACGACCTCGGGAGCAACGCCTCGTTCCTCGGCGACATCCTAACCGCCAGTTCCTCGGGAGATTCCAATATCTCGCTCTACCTCATGTCCACGAGTGATACGATGGGTATCACCATTTTTACCGGTGGAGGCACATCTCTTCCTACGCTGACTTTTGATGTGGTATCGGTTCCCGAGCCCGGAGCCAGTACGCTGATTCTGCTCGGTGCAGGATCGGGCGTCCTGCTCTGGCGGAGCCGCCGGAGCATCGCCGCCGGCCCAGACACCTCCGCCCAATGA
- a CDS encoding substrate-binding domain-containing protein — protein MLDAVDGIREHFLMLDGLDGAGERIVQLRARRNLTQAGLARAAGITRQSLNQIERNQVIPRVDTALRLARALECPIESLFGPREEPAVLPVHLVGNTPQEGMRLDLAQLDGRWIAGESDLLAKMGAGLAMADAVFRHTPTGPSAETSLDLSDLAENLFVAGCDPALALLCESASRHSIKGRCVWIPCGSAVALRRLAEGEVHLAGIHFGEDDEANLEGVKRLGLLKSCLVMRFTRWEQGWMVGRDFSFQGFADLPGGRIRLANREKGSGCRNQLEEMMQLSGVVANEIAGYDSVTVSHSDCARRIAAGLADVGLGCESIARVYGLRFIPLSQVAFDLVIRRDQLGKPLLEALIDHLAIGKFVRSISQIPGYETGETGRVLTP, from the coding sequence GTGCTTGACGCGGTGGACGGCATCCGGGAGCATTTTCTCATGCTAGACGGGCTCGATGGAGCGGGAGAACGCATCGTTCAGTTGCGGGCGAGGCGAAATCTGACCCAGGCGGGGCTGGCTCGCGCTGCGGGAATCACCCGGCAGTCGCTGAACCAGATCGAGCGCAATCAGGTGATCCCTCGAGTCGACACGGCGCTGCGTTTGGCGCGTGCTCTCGAGTGCCCGATCGAGAGCCTGTTCGGGCCTCGCGAGGAACCCGCCGTGCTCCCGGTGCATCTGGTAGGCAATACTCCGCAAGAGGGCATGCGGCTCGATCTCGCTCAACTGGACGGGCGCTGGATCGCCGGGGAGTCCGACCTCCTGGCCAAGATGGGGGCAGGACTGGCGATGGCGGATGCCGTGTTCCGTCACACCCCGACCGGACCGTCGGCAGAGACGAGTCTGGACTTGTCCGATCTCGCCGAAAATCTCTTCGTGGCGGGCTGCGATCCCGCATTGGCGCTGCTTTGCGAGTCGGCTTCCCGACATTCCATCAAGGGGCGTTGTGTGTGGATTCCCTGCGGTAGCGCCGTGGCTCTGCGCCGCCTGGCGGAGGGCGAGGTGCATCTGGCCGGAATTCATTTCGGCGAGGACGATGAGGCCAATCTCGAAGGCGTGAAGCGCCTCGGGCTTCTCAAGAGCTGTCTCGTCATGCGCTTCACACGATGGGAGCAGGGCTGGATGGTCGGACGTGATTTCTCCTTCCAGGGTTTTGCCGATCTGCCGGGGGGACGCATCCGCCTGGCCAATCGGGAGAAAGGCTCGGGATGCCGGAACCAGTTGGAGGAAATGATGCAACTGAGCGGAGTCGTCGCCAACGAGATTGCGGGATACGATTCCGTGACCGTGAGCCATTCGGATTGCGCCCGGCGAATCGCGGCGGGCCTCGCCGATGTGGGGCTGGGGTGCGAATCCATTGCGAGGGTCTACGGGCTGCGATTTATCCCGCTCTCGCAGGTGGCATTTGACCTCGTCATCCGGCGCGATCAACTCGGCAAGCCCCTTCTCGAGGCGCTCATCGATCATCTCGCCATTGGCAAGTTTGTCCGCTCGATCTCGCAAATCCCTGGCTATGAAACAGGTGAGACCGGGCGCGTGCTTACTCCATGA
- a CDS encoding sigma 54-interacting transcriptional regulator: MPPSNADLANLPAPLCRVIQELKILFDIARTLQEGGELQDVMSGLLHEISEVIGLHNGTLRILNRAINETQVEAVQEVPRGIATNEFERFNQIAARVIEKGEAEVIPDIGRPMHVVHGTAIQTVDWRVLAAGKGAFLCVPVARTNEILGTLSVISHSKTVVSLQADLRLLTLIAQMIAQAVKQRQRAHEQIDYFRQENERLQEQLKRHFRPGNMIGNSSVMQTVYHSIEQVAASNTTVLIRGESGVGKELVAHAVHERSPRAGKPFVKINCAALPESIVESELFGHERGAFTGAIAMRKGRFELAHRGTIFLDEVGELPLQTQAKLLRILQEKEFERVGGTETLRCDVRVIAATNRSLEEFVEQGKFREDLYYRLNVFPVYVPALRERKTDILQLADFFVEKYSVANGKDIKRISTAAIDMLMSYHWPGNVRELENCIERATLLATEDVIHGWHLPPTLQMPESSQPIQESKIKAAIHGVEREFLVDALKTHKGNMAAVARHLGLTERVVGLRVKKYGIDARSFRP, from the coding sequence ATGCCCCCCTCGAATGCCGATCTGGCAAACCTGCCAGCTCCTTTGTGTCGTGTCATTCAGGAGCTCAAAATCCTTTTCGACATCGCCCGGACGCTGCAGGAGGGCGGGGAGTTGCAGGATGTCATGAGCGGTTTGCTGCATGAGATTTCCGAGGTGATCGGATTGCACAACGGCACCCTGCGGATTCTAAACCGCGCGATCAACGAGACTCAGGTCGAGGCGGTCCAGGAGGTTCCGCGAGGCATTGCGACCAATGAGTTCGAGCGGTTTAACCAGATCGCTGCTCGCGTGATTGAAAAGGGCGAGGCCGAGGTCATTCCCGACATCGGGCGACCGATGCATGTCGTCCACGGCACGGCCATTCAGACGGTGGACTGGCGGGTGCTGGCGGCGGGGAAGGGAGCTTTTCTCTGCGTGCCCGTGGCGAGGACAAATGAAATCCTCGGCACGCTCAGTGTGATCAGCCACAGCAAGACGGTCGTGTCGCTCCAGGCCGACCTGCGTCTTCTCACCCTGATCGCGCAGATGATCGCGCAGGCCGTGAAACAGCGGCAGCGGGCGCACGAGCAGATCGACTATTTCCGGCAGGAGAACGAGCGGCTTCAGGAGCAGCTCAAGCGGCACTTCCGCCCCGGCAACATGATCGGCAACTCGAGCGTGATGCAGACCGTTTACCACTCGATCGAGCAGGTGGCGGCAAGCAACACGACCGTGCTGATCCGCGGGGAAAGCGGCGTGGGCAAGGAACTCGTCGCCCATGCCGTGCATGAACGCAGTCCGCGCGCGGGGAAGCCGTTTGTGAAGATCAACTGCGCCGCCCTGCCCGAGAGCATCGTGGAGAGCGAGCTTTTCGGCCACGAGCGCGGCGCCTTTACCGGAGCGATCGCGATGCGCAAGGGGCGCTTTGAGCTGGCTCACCGGGGCACCATCTTTCTCGACGAGGTCGGCGAACTGCCGCTCCAGACCCAGGCCAAGCTGCTGCGCATCCTGCAGGAAAAGGAGTTTGAGCGGGTTGGGGGAACTGAGACGCTGCGATGTGATGTGCGCGTGATCGCGGCGACGAATCGCTCGCTGGAGGAGTTTGTTGAACAGGGAAAGTTTCGCGAGGATTTGTATTACCGCCTCAACGTCTTTCCGGTTTACGTCCCTGCCCTGCGGGAACGGAAGACGGACATCCTGCAACTCGCGGATTTCTTCGTGGAAAAATACAGCGTCGCCAATGGCAAGGACATCAAGCGGATCTCCACCGCCGCCATCGACATGCTGATGAGTTATCACTGGCCGGGCAATGTGCGCGAGCTGGAGAACTGCATCGAGCGAGCCACGCTGCTGGCCACCGAGGATGTCATCCACGGCTGGCACCTGCCGCCGACCTTGCAAATGCCGGAGTCCAGCCAGCCGATCCAGGAGTCGAAGATCAAGGCGGCGATCCACGGCGTGGAGCGGGAATTTCTGGTCGATGCGCTCAAGACGCACAAGGGGAACATGGCCGCGGTGGCCCGGCATCTCGGCCTGACCGAGCGGGTCGTCGGATTGCGGGTGAAGAAGTACGGTATCGACGCGCGAAGTTTTCGACCCTGA
- a CDS encoding NAD(+)--dinitrogen-reductase ADP-D-ribosyltransferase codes for MSVPSHLNVFSLCNRPPWAIASVDFQDDPTALHIGRVREDNKRLFALLDAEPRATRRGEIFHEYISVQFALHQWEHYEKAARSSLRNSYVRYLRGWSVDSNSLEGAVLKGWVHSRLGIPPTFHNGPLADDAELLTAYSYDRIKGSARTNAIDSQLDLLFEFCQYELARRHPGERWITLYRGTYDAAGYQEMPDPVPGEPVVRMNNISSFTSDRECAWEFGSTVWEARIPMAKVFFFSDLLPDSILRGEQEYLVIGGEYRVRRLLY; via the coding sequence GTGTCCGTTCCCTCCCACCTCAACGTCTTCTCTCTCTGCAACCGTCCGCCCTGGGCCATCGCCTCAGTCGACTTTCAGGATGATCCCACCGCCTTGCACATCGGTCGGGTGCGCGAGGACAACAAGCGGCTCTTTGCCCTCCTCGACGCCGAACCACGCGCGACGCGAAGAGGGGAGATTTTTCACGAGTACATCTCCGTGCAGTTCGCGCTGCACCAGTGGGAACATTACGAGAAGGCCGCGCGGAGCAGTCTGCGAAACAGCTACGTGCGCTATCTGCGCGGATGGTCGGTGGATTCCAACTCGCTCGAGGGTGCGGTGCTGAAAGGCTGGGTGCATAGCCGGCTGGGCATCCCGCCGACCTTTCATAACGGCCCGCTGGCCGATGATGCGGAACTGCTGACGGCCTACTCCTATGACCGCATCAAGGGCAGCGCGCGCACCAATGCCATTGACTCGCAGCTCGATCTGCTCTTTGAGTTCTGCCAATACGAGCTCGCGCGGCGTCACCCCGGTGAGCGCTGGATCACCCTCTATCGCGGTACCTACGATGCGGCGGGGTACCAGGAAATGCCTGATCCCGTTCCTGGTGAGCCGGTGGTGCGCATGAACAACATCTCGTCGTTCACCTCCGATCGAGAGTGCGCGTGGGAATTCGGGTCGACCGTCTGGGAGGCGCGTATTCCCATGGCCAAGGTCTTCTTTTTCAGCGACCTGCTGCCCGACAGCATCCTGCGCGGCGAGCAGGAGTATCTGGTGATCGGAGGCGAGTATCGCGTGCGGAGGCTGCTCTACTGA
- a CDS encoding ADP-ribosylglycohydrolase family protein: MKRKLLAKIEGGLWGLLVGDAVGVPYEFHPARELPPREQIDMFPPPGFSRSYAHVPCGTWSDDGAQALCLTESLIERREWDPYNFSRKLLAWASRGYLAADGKVFDIGIQTGEALRRLSAGATPYESGLAGERNNGNGGLMRSLPLALLLEGSDARLVAVAHEQCAITHAHPRSQVCCALYCLWARRELDGVDGAWERATADLEALYANSPVHLRELREVVLPTAEQTPGGTGYVVDALHSARAACAETSYRNVVIAAVALGNDTDTTACLAGGIAGIRFGRTGIPPEWRENLRGRHILDEVLVRLRKLPTFA; the protein is encoded by the coding sequence ATGAAGCGGAAACTGCTGGCCAAGATAGAGGGCGGACTGTGGGGGCTGCTGGTGGGCGATGCAGTGGGCGTGCCGTATGAGTTTCACCCGGCGCGGGAACTGCCGCCGCGCGAGCAGATCGATATGTTTCCGCCGCCGGGGTTTTCACGCAGCTATGCGCATGTGCCGTGCGGCACGTGGTCCGACGATGGCGCCCAGGCGCTTTGCCTCACGGAGTCTCTCATCGAGCGCCGTGAGTGGGACCCGTACAATTTTTCCCGCAAGCTCCTCGCCTGGGCCAGCCGCGGCTATCTCGCGGCGGACGGGAAGGTTTTCGACATCGGCATCCAGACGGGCGAGGCGCTCCGTCGCCTCTCCGCGGGCGCGACGCCCTATGAGTCGGGCCTGGCCGGGGAGCGCAATAACGGCAATGGTGGCCTGATGCGGTCGCTCCCGCTCGCTCTCCTGCTGGAGGGCTCCGACGCGCGGCTCGTGGCCGTGGCGCATGAACAGTGCGCGATCACTCACGCGCATCCGCGTTCGCAGGTTTGCTGCGCGCTGTATTGCCTCTGGGCGCGGCGGGAGCTCGATGGCGTCGACGGCGCATGGGAGCGGGCGACGGCTGATCTGGAGGCGCTTTACGCAAACAGCCCTGTCCATCTCCGGGAGCTGCGAGAGGTGGTATTGCCCACTGCGGAGCAAACACCTGGCGGCACGGGCTACGTGGTCGACGCGCTGCACTCCGCTCGCGCGGCTTGTGCAGAGACTTCCTACCGAAATGTCGTAATCGCCGCCGTAGCCCTCGGCAACGACACCGACACCACCGCCTGCCTCGCCGGAGGCATTGCCGGAATCCGCTTTGGTAGGACCGGCATCCCGCCGGAATGGCGCGAAAACCTCCGTGGGCGGCATATCCTCGACGAGGTGCTCGTTCGGCTGAGGAAACTTCCTACATTCGCGTAG
- the nifH gene encoding nitrogenase iron protein: protein MRKIAIYGKGGIGKSTTTQNTVAGLVEMGRKVMVVGCDPKADSTRLLLGGLAQRSVLDTLREEGEDVDLEDIRSQGFCNALCVESGGPEPGVGCAGRGIITSINMLEQLGAYEDKVGLDYVFYDVLGDVVCGGFAMPIREGKAEEIYIVCSGEMMAMYAANNICKGIVKFAQTGVVRLGGLICNSRNVDRERDLIEAFAEKLGTQMIHFVPRDNDVQRAEINRKTVIEWNAEAPQADEYRALAKAIENNKKLVIPKPLPIEALEALLMEYGLFN, encoded by the coding sequence ATGCGGAAGATTGCTATTTACGGGAAGGGTGGAATCGGGAAGTCGACGACCACTCAGAACACAGTGGCCGGTCTCGTCGAGATGGGCCGCAAAGTCATGGTCGTGGGATGCGATCCCAAGGCCGACTCAACCCGCCTCCTGCTCGGCGGCCTCGCCCAGCGCAGCGTGCTCGACACCTTGCGCGAAGAGGGTGAGGACGTTGACCTTGAGGACATCCGTTCGCAGGGTTTCTGTAACGCCCTGTGCGTGGAGTCCGGTGGTCCGGAGCCGGGAGTCGGTTGTGCCGGTCGCGGCATCATCACCTCGATCAACATGCTCGAGCAGCTCGGCGCGTACGAGGACAAGGTCGGTCTCGACTATGTCTTTTACGACGTGCTGGGTGACGTCGTGTGCGGCGGATTTGCCATGCCGATCCGCGAGGGCAAGGCCGAGGAAATCTACATCGTCTGCTCCGGCGAGATGATGGCCATGTACGCGGCCAACAACATCTGCAAGGGCATCGTGAAGTTCGCCCAGACCGGCGTCGTCCGTCTCGGCGGCCTCATCTGCAACAGCCGTAACGTGGACCGCGAGCGCGATCTCATCGAGGCCTTTGCCGAAAAGCTGGGCACCCAGATGATCCACTTCGTGCCGCGCGACAACGACGTGCAGCGCGCCGAGATCAACCGCAAGACGGTGATCGAGTGGAACGCCGAGGCTCCGCAGGCCGACGAATATCGCGCCCTGGCCAAGGCCATCGAAAACAACAAGAAGCTCGTCATTCCGAAGCCGCTGCCCATCGAGGCTCTCGAAGCCCTGCTCATGGAATACGGCCTCTTTAACTAA